In Gopherus flavomarginatus isolate rGopFla2 chromosome 1, rGopFla2.mat.asm, whole genome shotgun sequence, a single genomic region encodes these proteins:
- the LOC127034781 gene encoding chromatin assembly factor 1 subunit A-like has protein sequence MMEKGHTRDSVQCRVKVKELRQAYQKTKAANGRSGSGPKTCCFYAELHAILGGCVTTTPPLSVDSEVGVVISTMAEDSAEGEDEEEEEEEEEEDDLAASTQLSVSPNSQELFVTQTELPSQPSQATSPDSEATEATSAAHFSSLPTPSRRLSQIRWRKKTTRDEILSEIMEVTRNERAHLNDWKDVVAKNRKDASEREDRRDQREDRRDEHEDRRDARDERWRKEDQRCRQEDQQWRDATLELLHDQTDIL, from the exons atgatggaaaaaggccacactagggactcagtgcagtgcagagtgaaagttaaggagctcagacaagcctaccagaaaaccaaagcagcaaacggcaggtccgggtcagggccgaaaacatgctgcttctacgctgagctgcatgcaattttagggggctgcgtcaccactaccccacccctgtccgtggattccgaggtaggggttgtaatctcaaccatggctgaggattctgcggagggggaagatgaggaagaggaggaggaggaggaagaggaggacgaccttgcagcgagcacacagctctccgttagccccaacagccaggagctttttgtgactcagacagaattaccctcccaaccctcccaagccactagcccagacagtgaagccacggaagcgacctctg ctgcacatttttcaagcctccctactccatcccgaaggctctctcagataaggtggaggaaaaagaCGACGCGAGACGAAATactctcggaaatcatggaagtaacccgcaatgaaagagctcatctgaatgactggaaggacgtggtagcaaagaacaggaaagatgccagtgaacgtgaggacaggagggaccaacgtgaggatagaaGGGAcgaacatgaggataggagagacgctcgagatgagaggtggcggaaggaagatcagaggtgtaggcaggaagaccagcagtggcgggatgcaacgctggagctgctgcatgatcagactgatatcctctga